The Pseudomonas fluorescens genome includes a window with the following:
- a CDS encoding sigma-54-dependent Fis family transcriptional regulator, which yields MTRHSAQPHPSELAAFVNEHFPERRIRPDRVIAQSWYRSVIKHRLDPSSSARLDVLCAEDIRQHQQRHQQYLDIASQGVSGLARRVVPAGFAVLLSDEHGITLDARLPDQPVPYVRSGLVVGARWDESIAGTNGIGTTLAAAEPLIIHREEHFLTSNARLSCSVAPIFNAQGLLQGCLNATCLNSNGPKESQYLTLQLVILYARLIENAHFRQNYRDRLTLSLKPIDEIADLANEQLLALDDSGRVIGANHAAFVAHDQAHGPHLLGGPIEQLLPMGVNELLRLTNGGARGLRLRARHDEALLDLSLRIPSSDHRLAPAPAKAQRPRHPDLEQLAGDDPTLQQAVRRLHKVIDKDIAILITGETGTGKEAFARAIHQASARRDEPFIALNCAAIPESLIESELFGYRGGSFTGADKKGMKGKLELANGGTLFLDEIGDMPAHLQTRLLRVLAEREISPIGAPMPVSLDIQVICATHQDLQGMLRDKHFREDLFYRLNGMNLSLPPLRERSDRAQLIQRLLDSQAEAKGVQLTAQARQCLLEASWPGNIRQLINALRYAVAMAEDGNVDVDCLPAELLQGDAYARLASPSVGSEPPASNLLEILRRHRWNISAAAAELGVARSTLYRQMKKQRLVQPNDRL from the coding sequence ATGACTCGGCATAGCGCGCAGCCCCATCCGAGCGAACTCGCTGCCTTCGTCAACGAGCATTTCCCTGAGCGGCGAATCAGGCCGGACCGGGTGATTGCCCAGTCCTGGTATCGCAGCGTCATAAAACATCGACTCGATCCCTCCTCGTCCGCGCGCCTGGATGTTCTTTGCGCCGAAGACATCCGCCAGCATCAGCAACGACACCAGCAGTACCTCGATATCGCCAGCCAGGGCGTCAGCGGTTTGGCCCGGCGCGTGGTACCGGCCGGCTTCGCGGTGTTGCTCAGCGATGAACACGGCATCACCCTCGATGCCCGCCTGCCCGACCAGCCTGTTCCTTATGTCCGCTCGGGCTTGGTGGTCGGGGCGCGCTGGGACGAGTCCATCGCCGGCACCAACGGCATTGGCACCACGTTGGCTGCGGCCGAGCCTTTGATCATCCACCGCGAGGAGCACTTCCTCACCTCGAATGCTCGCCTGAGCTGTTCCGTTGCGCCGATTTTCAACGCCCAGGGCCTGTTGCAGGGTTGCTTGAACGCTACTTGCCTGAACAGCAATGGACCCAAGGAAAGCCAATACCTGACCCTGCAGTTGGTGATCCTGTATGCCCGCTTGATCGAGAACGCACACTTTCGCCAAAACTACCGCGATCGGCTGACCCTATCGCTCAAGCCCATCGACGAGATTGCCGATCTCGCCAACGAGCAATTGCTGGCGCTGGATGACAGTGGTCGAGTGATCGGTGCCAATCACGCGGCCTTTGTTGCCCATGACCAGGCCCATGGCCCACATCTGCTGGGCGGCCCTATCGAGCAACTGCTGCCCATGGGCGTCAACGAGCTACTGCGCCTGACCAACGGCGGCGCCCGCGGCCTGCGCCTGCGTGCGCGGCATGACGAAGCGCTGCTGGACCTGAGCCTGCGCATCCCCTCGAGCGATCACCGTCTGGCGCCAGCGCCGGCCAAGGCACAGCGGCCCCGCCACCCCGATCTGGAGCAACTGGCCGGTGATGACCCGACGCTACAGCAGGCCGTGCGCCGCTTGCACAAGGTCATCGACAAAGACATCGCCATCCTGATCACCGGCGAGACAGGCACTGGCAAAGAGGCTTTTGCGCGAGCCATTCACCAGGCCAGCGCGCGTCGGGACGAGCCCTTTATCGCACTCAACTGCGCGGCAATCCCCGAGAGCCTGATCGAGAGTGAACTGTTCGGCTACCGTGGCGGTAGCTTCACCGGTGCCGATAAAAAAGGCATGAAGGGCAAGCTGGAACTGGCCAATGGCGGCACGCTGTTTCTCGATGAAATCGGCGATATGCCAGCCCATCTGCAAACCCGTCTGCTACGCGTACTGGCCGAACGGGAGATCAGCCCCATCGGTGCTCCAATGCCGGTATCACTGGACATCCAGGTGATTTGCGCCACGCACCAAGACCTGCAAGGTATGTTGCGCGACAAACACTTTCGCGAGGATCTGTTCTATCGCCTCAACGGCATGAACCTCAGTCTACCGCCCTTGCGCGAACGCAGTGACCGCGCGCAACTGATCCAGCGTCTGCTCGACAGCCAAGCCGAAGCCAAGGGTGTGCAGCTCACCGCCCAGGCCCGCCAATGCCTGCTGGAGGCGTCCTGGCCCGGCAATATCCGCCAACTGATCAATGCCCTGCGCTACGCGGTGGCGATGGCCGAGGACGGCAATGTCGATGTCGACTGCCTCCCCGCCGAACTGCTGCAGGGCGACGCGTATGCCCGGCTGGCCAGCCCGTCCGTGGGCAGCGAACCACCCGCGTCGAATCTGCTGGAGATCTTGCGCCGGCATCGGTGGAACATCAGCGCGGCAGCCGCCGAGTTGGGGGTCGCTCGCTCGACGCTCTATCGACAGATGAAAAAGCAACGTTTGGTGCAACCCAACGACCGTCTCTGA